A genomic window from Bacteroidales bacterium includes:
- a CDS encoding DUF2867 domain-containing protein: MKITSSKIPENTIIKKYLPAGFSDCFLCTDSPEGISADDMMVAFWTTMPRWLSILFKIRDMLVSPFGLKTGKGNAEQMEEAIREGKNYRFMSVMEKSEKETVIVLDDKHLKAYFSTYIQTDENGGRSIYLSTLVKYHNRLGRVYFFVIRPFHTIVVKKLFRQVIRDKSI, translated from the coding sequence ATGAAGATCACCTCATCAAAGATCCCTGAAAATACGATCATCAAAAAATACCTGCCGGCTGGTTTTTCTGACTGTTTCCTATGCACGGACAGCCCGGAAGGTATTTCCGCGGATGATATGATGGTGGCTTTCTGGACCACCATGCCCCGGTGGCTGAGCATACTTTTCAAAATACGCGATATGCTGGTCAGCCCTTTCGGCCTGAAAACCGGAAAAGGAAATGCGGAACAAATGGAAGAAGCCATCCGCGAAGGAAAGAACTATCGTTTTATGTCGGTAATGGAAAAATCAGAAAAAGAAACCGTGATCGTCCTGGATGATAAACACCTGAAAGCATATTTCTCCACTTATATACAGACCGACGAAAATGGCGGCAGATCGATTTATCTCAGTACGCTGGTTAAATACCACAACCGGCTGGGCCGCGTTTATTTTTTCGTTATCCGCCCGTTTCACACCATAGTGGTCAAAAAGCTATTCCGGCAGGTTATTCGGGATAAAAGTATATGA
- a CDS encoding AraC family transcriptional regulator has translation MAVLERKIIHKMTTLCSHVPYPQFILPRHKHPEFEIMLFNQGSGKQFVGEGVADYKEGDIALIGSNVPHLHLCDSKLKNSTEIEISGGDTLQFLPEILPLNMVDLPDYREIYELLRKSQYGIRFYDRELYIEIKQLIQDINRLKFTARLIHLFHILEKLSQCKTTKLLSDTAYSSSNMVNELDGPINKVYAYLFNHFKDKITLREIAGYVNQNPSALCRSFKQKTDKSIFRCLAEIRIEHACKLLSYSNLTVSQIAYESGYNNIPYFIKQFYAITGRNPKEYRVQINMS, from the coding sequence ATGGCTGTTTTAGAACGAAAGATCATACATAAAATGACTACTTTATGTAGCCATGTTCCTTATCCTCAATTTATTTTGCCCCGGCATAAGCATCCGGAGTTTGAAATAATGCTTTTCAATCAGGGAAGTGGGAAGCAATTCGTCGGAGAAGGGGTTGCGGATTATAAAGAGGGGGATATTGCCCTGATTGGCAGTAATGTGCCACATCTTCATTTATGTGATTCCAAGCTGAAGAATTCGACGGAAATAGAAATAAGCGGAGGGGATACTTTACAATTCCTGCCTGAGATTTTACCTTTGAATATGGTGGATCTTCCTGACTACCGGGAAATCTATGAATTGTTACGCAAAAGCCAATATGGGATACGGTTTTATGACCGGGAACTTTATATTGAGATAAAACAATTGATTCAGGATATTAACAGGCTGAAATTCACAGCACGGTTAATCCATTTATTTCATATTCTGGAAAAACTGTCACAGTGTAAGACTACAAAATTGCTTTCAGATACGGCTTATAGTAGTTCCAATATGGTCAATGAGTTGGATGGACCGATCAATAAAGTATACGCTTATCTCTTCAATCATTTTAAAGACAAAATAACGTTACGGGAAATTGCCGGTTATGTAAATCAGAATCCATCGGCGCTTTGCCGTTCCTTTAAGCAAAAAACGGATAAAAGTATTTTCCGGTGCCTGGCTGAAATACGTATTGAACATGCCTGTAAGTTGCTTTCATATTCTAATCTGACAGTTTCGCAGATAGCTTACGAATCAGGTTATAACAATATCCCTTATTTTATTAAGCAGTTTTATGCAATAACAGGGAGAAATCCTAAAGAATACAGGGTACAGATAAATATGAGTTGA
- a CDS encoding aldo/keto reductase has protein sequence MEYRKVNGSGLFVPALTLGTGTFGGTNGFEGWGNTDVTEATRMVDICLDAGLNMFDTADIYSIGYSEEILGKAIKGKRNQLLISTKATFPMSENRNDRGSSRWHIINACEASLKRLDTDHIDLYYMHGFDANTPVDETLRALDDLVSSGKVRYIGCSNFAGWHLMKSISISERYGWSRYVAHQVYYSLLNREFEWELMTLCIDQQVGAFIWSPLAAGRLGGRYRRNNPIPKDGRVARGGSPVPDEVVSYDRLYDIMDVLDVIAAETGKTVAQVTLNWLLQRPTVCSLVIGASTEEQLKQNLDAVGWNLSEEQVKRLDEASKIPKTYPYWHQDEKSWLKSQLFI, from the coding sequence ATGGAATACAGAAAAGTAAACGGCTCGGGACTATTCGTTCCGGCTTTAACATTAGGTACAGGAACGTTTGGCGGAACAAATGGTTTTGAAGGATGGGGCAATACAGATGTAACAGAAGCAACAAGAATGGTTGACATCTGTCTGGATGCCGGACTGAATATGTTCGATACGGCGGATATATACTCCATAGGATATTCCGAAGAAATTCTGGGAAAAGCGATCAAAGGCAAGCGCAACCAACTGCTCATATCCACAAAAGCAACCTTTCCTATGAGCGAAAATAGGAACGATAGGGGTAGTTCACGCTGGCATATCATCAATGCCTGTGAAGCCAGTTTAAAACGATTGGATACCGATCATATCGACCTGTACTATATGCACGGGTTTGATGCCAATACCCCGGTAGACGAAACACTTCGCGCATTGGATGATTTGGTCAGTAGTGGAAAAGTACGTTATATAGGCTGCTCTAATTTTGCAGGCTGGCATTTAATGAAATCGATTTCAATATCAGAAAGATATGGTTGGAGCCGTTATGTTGCCCATCAGGTGTATTATTCACTGCTCAACCGTGAATTTGAATGGGAATTGATGACATTGTGCATAGACCAGCAAGTAGGTGCATTTATCTGGAGCCCCCTGGCTGCCGGAAGGCTTGGCGGACGCTACCGCCGGAATAATCCCATCCCTAAAGACGGCCGGGTAGCCCGCGGCGGTTCCCCTGTTCCCGATGAGGTAGTATCGTACGACAGATTATATGACATCATGGATGTGCTGGACGTGATTGCTGCTGAAACCGGAAAAACAGTGGCACAGGTTACACTCAACTGGTTACTGCAACGCCCCACTGTATGCAGTCTGGTAATTGGTGCAAGCACTGAAGAGCAACTGAAGCAAAACTTAGATGCTGTAGGGTGGAATCTATCGGAAGAACAGGTGAAACGTCTTGATGAAGCAAGCAAAATACCTAAAACCTATCCTTACTGGCATCAGGATGAGAAGTCGTGGTTGAAATCGCAGTTATTTATTTAA
- a CDS encoding HD domain-containing protein, with amino-acid sequence MDPEMYNLTEQFVIESFSKAGRKHEIQHLERTVYWLRQIYPPADDAMLVAAISHDIERAFRKDDMSAKEKELGFISIDFFRIHEERGAGIMVAFLGEYNQPEEFIKKVSSLISRHEEGGDKEQNILKDADSLSFLENNADHFIADKIQVNGYNMVKEKICWMFDRITMPEARELALPFYQNAVWKLTNNKNSDQ; translated from the coding sequence ATGGACCCTGAGATGTATAACCTGACAGAACAATTTGTTATTGAATCGTTTTCAAAAGCCGGACGCAAACATGAAATACAGCATCTGGAGCGAACCGTTTACTGGCTCAGGCAAATATACCCTCCGGCTGATGATGCCATGCTTGTTGCTGCCATTTCACACGATATTGAAAGGGCATTTCGGAAAGATGATATGTCGGCTAAAGAAAAGGAGCTGGGCTTCATCAGTATTGATTTCTTCAGGATTCACGAAGAACGGGGTGCCGGAATTATGGTTGCTTTCCTCGGAGAGTACAATCAACCGGAGGAATTTATCAAAAAGGTTTCCTCGCTGATCTCCAGACATGAAGAAGGAGGCGACAAAGAGCAAAATATCCTTAAAGATGCCGATAGCCTTAGTTTCCTTGAAAACAACGCGGACCATTTTATAGCAGATAAAATACAGGTCAACGGGTATAATATGGTAAAGGAAAAAATATGCTGGATGTTCGACCGGATCACTATGCCTGAAGCAAGAGAACTGGCGTTGCCCTTTTATCAGAATGCAGTATGGAAATTAACCAATAATAAAAATTCAGATCAATGA
- a CDS encoding NAD(P)-dependent oxidoreductase: MKSIIKISLLAGLLTLLSGITFSQNSIHLKNGKKMKIMVTGHKGFIGGHFVKEFADRYEIVGYDLKDGDDILDYEKLKERMQGCDVVVHEAAIPAPVPGKSYDDYIRTNVMGTLNVLKAAHENGVKRVVYASSTTVYGIESGIPFSYPITEGQKFVSQYLKADDLSCRDIDLSYHTSKVMAEQMVAWYGLNKKLQTIALRYGPTEHVNLGAHVSIPNVLQATRLAVDSPKEFWYEAFSIVDGDVEFIDISKARDMLGYEPEPATYAKEKVVATFEDRLKLDKR, translated from the coding sequence ATGAAAAGTATTATAAAAATATCATTATTAGCCGGATTATTAACTCTACTTTCCGGCATCACATTTAGTCAAAATAGTATTCATTTAAAAAACGGAAAAAAAATGAAAATAATGGTAACAGGACACAAGGGGTTTATCGGTGGTCATTTTGTGAAGGAATTTGCCGACAGGTATGAGATTGTAGGCTATGATCTTAAAGACGGTGACGATATCCTGGATTACGAAAAGCTGAAAGAACGTATGCAAGGTTGTGACGTTGTTGTGCATGAAGCCGCAATCCCCGCCCCCGTTCCCGGTAAAAGTTATGACGATTATATCCGGACCAATGTAATGGGCACTTTAAATGTACTGAAAGCAGCCCATGAAAACGGCGTCAAAAGAGTTGTTTATGCCAGTTCAACAACTGTTTATGGTATTGAAAGCGGCATTCCTTTTTCATATCCTATCACCGAAGGACAAAAGTTCGTATCTCAATACCTGAAAGCAGATGACCTGAGTTGCCGCGATATAGATCTTTCATACCATACCAGCAAAGTGATGGCGGAACAAATGGTAGCATGGTACGGACTGAACAAAAAGCTACAAACCATTGCCCTACGCTATGGCCCGACAGAACATGTAAATCTCGGAGCACACGTAAGCATCCCGAATGTACTACAGGCTACCCGGTTGGCAGTGGATAGCCCGAAAGAATTCTGGTACGAAGCATTCAGCATTGTAGATGGAGACGTAGAATTCATTGATATCTCCAAAGCCCGGGATATGCTTGGATATGAGCCCGAACCGGCTACATATGCGAAGGAGAAAGTCGTTGCCACTTTTGAAGACAGATTGAAGCTGGATAAACGTTGA